One region of Daphnia pulicaria isolate SC F1-1A chromosome 7, SC_F0-13Bv2, whole genome shotgun sequence genomic DNA includes:
- the LOC124351128 gene encoding neuronal PAS domain-containing protein 2-like: protein MSETLPSSSREMRNRAEKQRRDKLNAYISELYSLVPSAAAAPRKLDKTSTLRLSANFLRIHQNVDLRVKPYNRWNALAGHTILEKLDSFLLVVSCCSGKIIYVTDRVEKLLGHAQVDMMGYQLSCFVHQADQEAIEKRLSDFAKQVAANPDASDSLDGQVYSFECHLAGRQLSRGEPTVYERVSVSGTFRGPRRRREWADKSSDRSVATIQQHNDYSEPLFIGLVRILQTPNTLPPLTIMQAVQDEYVTQHTTTGTIIQTDHRIAVIAGYLSGEVTGMSAYDYVFKEDLEYTLKAQKLMLDRSEGMVTYRLKTSTGRLIFLRSRGFIQYDENTKEIISFFCINSLIDEEQGMKEMQEMRAMLDKLNIGNVTPAITSSPTNAIEPVAAASTQEPLSRCVRASLGKAPSAPSNGCLANGARVSGLSRSGLMPNGQSSLCISPASELQYSPSGSSTASSTFEERCQSVTPHSIVSSHTEIPNLVAVPYPFAPIPFPWRPTEVSSITTTSNGVVNIQEVSKSPEVDPVDCIGAPGSLVVSIDHQWESAPNSQSVVIQHNESLSHQQPLTPVNNVQAHSLQSSPSDNVDSIRSTLNPPSSCSVVQVPYQQHPEEVLKISIPERSSPNESNRNNYLNGYIIWPQKMSPKNRKENLILSYLDSDKHLYKQSEIAGTDQHYFPGELKVNTGTSSP from the exons ATGAGTGAAACATTACCAAG TTCGAGCCGGGAGATGCGGAATCGGGCGGAAAAGCAGCGGCGTGACAAGCTCAATGCCTACATCTCGGAGCTTTATAGTCTGGTGCCGTCAGCGGCGGCCGCCCCTAGGAAACTGGACAAGACCAGCACGCTCCGTCTCTCGGCCAATTTCTTACGAATACATCAGA ATGTGGATTTACGGGTCAAACCATACAACCGATGGAACGCTCTTGCTGGTCATACAATCTTGGAG AAATTGGATTCCTTCTTGCTCGTCGTTTCTTGCTGTTCTGGAAAGATCATCTACGTGACGGATCGAGTGGAGAAATTGCTCGGTCATGCGCAG GTTGATATGATGGGCTACCAGTTGTCCTGTTTTGTTCACCAGGCAGACCAAGAAGCAATCGAAAAGCGGTTAAGTGATTTCGCCAAACAAG TGGCTGCCAATCCGGATGCTTCAGATTCTCTAGATGGCCAAGTCTACTCGTTCGAATGTCATCTGGCCGGACGACAGCTGAGTCGGGGCGAGCCGACCGTCTACGAGCGTGTCAGCGTCTCGGGCACTTTCCGAGGTCCCCGTCGAAGACGCGAATGGGCTGACAAAA GTAGTGATAGATCTGTGGCAACTATTCAACAACACAACGACTACAGCGAGCCTCTTTTTATCGGCTTGGTGCGCATTCTTCAAACCCCCAACACATTACCTCCCTTGACCATCATGCAAGCTGTTCAGGACGAATATGTTACTCAGCACACAACCACTGGCACCATTATCCAAACGGATCACCGCATCGCCGTCATTGCCGGATACCTGAGCGGCGAGGTGACGGGCATGTCTGCCTATGATTATGTTTTCAAAGAAGATTTGGAGTACACTCTCAAAGCTCAAAAGCTGA TGTTGGATCGAAGCGAGGGAATGGTGACCTATCGGCTCAAAACCAGTACGGGTCGTTTGATCTTCCTCCGATCGCGGGGTTTCATCCAGTACGATGAGAACACCAAAGAAATTATCAGCTTCTTCTGCATCAACTCACTCATCGA CGAAGAACAAGGTATGAAGGAGATGCAGGAAATGAGAGCCATGCTGGATAAACTTAACATAGGAAATGTTACACCGGCGATCACGTCATCACCAACCAATGCG ATCGAACCGGTTGCAGCAGCTTCTACTCAAGAACCACTTTCTCGCTGTGTTCGGGCATCCTTGGGCAAAGCGCCTTCCGCGCCGTCTAATGGCTGCCTTGCGAACGGGGCTAGGGTCTCTGGTCTTTCGAGATCCGGTCTCATGCCCAATGGACAGTCCAGTTTGTGTATTTCACCCGCCTCTGAACTTCAGTACTCTCCATCGGGATCGTCAACGGCCTCGTCTACTTTTGAAGAGCGTTGCCAGTCTGTCACTCCTCATTCGATTGTATCATCTCACACGGAAATTCCTAATTTAGTTGCTGTCCCATACCCATTTGCACCCATACCTTTCCCATGGCGACCAACAGAAGTGTCATCGATCACGACGACATCTAACGGCGTCGTCAACATTCAAGAAGTCAGCAA ATCTCCAGAAGTGGATCCAGTCGATTGTATTGGCGCACCGGGATCGCTGGTGGTTTCAATTGATCATCAATGGGAATCGGCTCCTAATAGTCAGAGCGTCGTCATCCAGCATAACGAATCACTCAGTCATCAGCAGCCCTTGACACCTGTGAATAATGTGCAAGCTCATTCACTTCAGTCATCACCAAGTGATAATGTAGATTCAATTCGCTCTACGCTGAATCCGCCGTCCTCCTGTTCGGTTGTTCAAGTTCCCTACCAACAACATCCAGAGGAAGTTCTGAAAATCTCTATTCCGGAACGTAGCTCACCCAACGAATCGAATAGAAACAACTATCTCAACGGATACATCATTTGGCCTCAGAAGATGTCCCCCAAAAATCGAAAGGAGAATTTAATATTGTCCTACTTGGACTCGGACAAGCATTTGTACAAACAGTCGGAGATCGCCGGAACGGACCAACATTATTTTCCTG GTGAATTGAAAGTGAACACTGGAACTAGTAGTCCGTGA